A window of Aeromicrobium sp. A1-2 contains these coding sequences:
- a CDS encoding ribonuclease domain-containing protein, with the protein MHRRSWVGFLLLLGVFLAVLSITDREASQAPGAGSTSQVPSETGRPTASPSDSVRADQGLPREALETIDLIEAGGPFPYDRDGSVFMNRERLLPQHPRGYWREYTVPTPGASDRGARRLVAGQGGELYYTGDHYRSFTRVEVASG; encoded by the coding sequence ATGCATCGGCGTAGTTGGGTCGGCTTCCTGCTGCTGCTGGGCGTGTTCCTTGCAGTGCTGAGCATCACGGATCGCGAGGCGTCGCAAGCGCCGGGCGCGGGATCGACGAGCCAGGTTCCGAGCGAGACAGGACGACCCACCGCGAGCCCCAGCGATTCCGTCCGTGCGGACCAGGGCCTGCCACGCGAGGCGCTCGAGACAATCGACCTGATCGAGGCGGGGGGACCGTTCCCGTACGACCGCGATGGCTCGGTCTTCATGAATCGTGAGCGATTGCTCCCGCAGCACCCGCGTGGCTACTGGCGCGAGTACACGGTGCCAACGCCGGGCGCGTCCGATCGGGGCGCGCGTCGTCTCGTCGCCGGGCAGGGTGGCGAGCTCTACTACACCGGCGACCACTATCGATCGTTCACACGGGTGGAGGTGGCATCAGGGTGA
- a CDS encoding class II 3-deoxy-7-phosphoheptulonate synthase, with protein sequence MSIPSLDDLHAMGAAQQPTYVDPAARDAAVQKLRKMPPLVFAGECDALRDRLAEVSRGEAFLLQGGDCAETFEGVTAENVRNKLRVLLSMAVVLTYAASVPIVKVGRLAGQYAKPRSSDTETRDGVTLPAYRGDAVNGFEFDPATRAHDPQRLVDVYNASASTLNLARAFTTGGYADLRQMHAWNTDFVKSSPVGERYERIGAEIDRALAFMDAIGVDPDEFHTVDFFSSHEALILEYEHSLTRIDQRTERPYDVSSHFVWIGERTRQIDGAHVELLSRIANPIGVKLGPTSTADDAIALYEKLNPERIPGKITFITRFGASKIRDGLPNLVEKVTAAGIEVAWVCDPMHGNTFETSNGYKTREFDDVIDEVRGFFEVHRALGTWPGGVHVELTGDDVTECVGGGAKLSAEDLTHRYETLCDPRLNRAQSLELAFLVAEMLSGRS encoded by the coding sequence GTGAGTATTCCCAGCCTTGACGACCTCCATGCGATGGGCGCTGCCCAGCAGCCCACCTATGTCGATCCTGCTGCCCGTGACGCCGCGGTGCAGAAGCTGCGGAAGATGCCCCCGCTGGTATTTGCCGGCGAGTGCGACGCGTTGCGCGACCGGCTCGCCGAGGTCTCCCGCGGGGAGGCATTCCTCCTCCAGGGCGGCGACTGCGCGGAGACCTTCGAGGGTGTGACGGCCGAGAACGTCCGCAACAAGCTTCGGGTCCTGCTGTCGATGGCGGTCGTGCTGACGTACGCCGCCAGCGTTCCGATCGTCAAGGTCGGCCGCCTCGCCGGGCAGTACGCCAAGCCCCGCTCCAGCGACACCGAGACTCGCGACGGCGTGACCCTGCCGGCCTACCGAGGCGACGCGGTCAACGGGTTCGAGTTCGACCCGGCCACGCGAGCCCACGACCCGCAGCGGCTGGTCGACGTCTACAACGCGTCCGCGTCGACGTTGAACCTCGCGCGCGCATTCACGACCGGCGGCTATGCCGACCTGCGCCAGATGCACGCGTGGAATACCGACTTCGTCAAGAGCAGCCCGGTCGGCGAGCGTTACGAGCGCATCGGCGCCGAGATCGACCGCGCACTGGCGTTCATGGACGCGATCGGGGTCGATCCAGACGAGTTCCACACCGTTGACTTCTTTTCGTCGCACGAAGCGTTGATCCTGGAGTACGAGCACTCCCTGACCCGCATCGACCAGCGAACCGAACGGCCCTACGACGTGTCGAGCCACTTCGTGTGGATCGGTGAGCGCACCCGCCAGATCGACGGAGCCCACGTCGAGCTCCTGAGCCGGATCGCCAACCCGATCGGCGTCAAGCTCGGCCCGACCAGCACCGCCGACGATGCGATCGCGCTGTACGAGAAGCTCAACCCCGAGCGCATCCCGGGCAAGATCACCTTCATCACCCGCTTCGGTGCCAGCAAGATCCGCGACGGACTGCCCAACCTGGTTGAGAAGGTCACGGCGGCTGGCATCGAGGTCGCGTGGGTGTGCGATCCGATGCATGGCAACACCTTCGAGACAAGCAACGGCTACAAGACTCGCGAGTTCGACGACGTCATCGACGAGGTGCGCGGCTTCTTTGAAGTCCACCGGGCGCTCGGAACCTGGCCCGGCGGCGTGCACGTCGAGCTGACGGGCGACGACGTCACGGAGTGTGTTGGCGGCGGCGCCAAACTGTCCGCCGAGGACCTGACCCACCGCTACGAGACCCTGTGCGATCCGCGGCTCAACCGGGCGCAGAGCCTTGAGCTCGCCTTCCTCGTGGCTGAAATGCTCTCTGGTCGTAGCTAG
- a CDS encoding 6-phosphofructokinase: protein MKVGMLTGGGDCPGLNAVIRGAVRKGVASYGHEFVGFRDGWRGPLENDTMQLGIAEVRGILPRGGTILGSSRTNPFAIDNGVERIKDSLAANGCDALIAIGGEDTLGVATKLADLGVNVVGVPKTIDNDLSGTDFTFGFDTAVNIATEAIDRLHTTAESHHRVLVVEVMGRHAGWIALHSGLAGGANIILIPERPFDIEKVCAQVESRFATHYSPIIVVSEGAVPAEGGSMSLVSGEKDAFGHVRLGGIGDRLAQEIEQRTGKEARAVVLGHVQRGGSPSAFDRWLATRFGLHAITAVHEGDFGKMVSLRGTEIARVPLAEGTAVLKTVRPELYEEAEVLFG, encoded by the coding sequence ATGAAGGTCGGCATGCTCACCGGGGGAGGCGACTGCCCCGGGCTCAACGCAGTCATCCGTGGCGCTGTGCGCAAGGGCGTCGCATCGTACGGTCATGAGTTCGTCGGATTCCGCGACGGCTGGCGAGGGCCACTGGAGAACGACACGATGCAGCTCGGCATCGCCGAGGTCCGTGGCATCCTGCCGCGTGGCGGCACGATCCTCGGCTCGTCGCGCACCAATCCGTTCGCGATCGACAACGGTGTCGAGCGGATCAAGGACAGCCTCGCAGCGAATGGCTGTGACGCGTTGATCGCGATCGGCGGCGAGGACACTCTCGGCGTAGCGACCAAGCTCGCCGACCTCGGCGTCAACGTCGTCGGGGTGCCCAAGACGATCGACAACGACCTGTCCGGGACTGACTTCACCTTCGGCTTCGACACCGCCGTCAACATCGCGACCGAAGCGATCGACCGGCTCCACACGACTGCCGAGTCCCACCACCGCGTGCTGGTCGTCGAGGTCATGGGTCGGCACGCAGGGTGGATCGCCCTGCACAGCGGCCTTGCCGGTGGCGCGAACATCATCCTGATCCCCGAGCGACCGTTCGACATCGAGAAGGTGTGTGCACAGGTCGAGAGCCGCTTCGCGACGCACTACTCGCCGATCATCGTGGTGTCGGAGGGGGCCGTGCCGGCAGAGGGCGGCAGCATGTCGCTGGTCAGCGGTGAGAAGGACGCCTTCGGGCACGTGCGCCTCGGCGGCATCGGCGATCGCCTGGCGCAGGAGATCGAACAGCGGACCGGCAAGGAGGCCAGGGCCGTCGTGCTCGGGCACGTGCAGAGGGGCGGCTCACCGAGCGCCTTCGACCGCTGGCTCGCGACGCGCTTCGGCCTTCACGCAATCACCGCAGTGCACGAGGGCGACTTCGGGAAGATGGTCTCCCTGCGCGGCACCGAGATCGCCCGCGTCCCTCTGGCGGAGGGCACCGCAGTGCTCAAGACCGTGCGGCCCGAGCTCTACGAAGAGGCCGAAGTCCTCTTCGGGTGA
- a CDS encoding 1-acyl-sn-glycerol-3-phosphate acyltransferase: MFYWFLKFLALGPVLKLIFRPWAAGTENVPKEGPVILASNHLSYSDWLFMPLVIPRRVTFVAKAEYFEGAGVKGWLQKKFFSGSGQVPIDRTSGSAAAGAIKTQLRLLSEGEVCGIYPEGTRSHDGRLYRGRTGVARLALEAGVPVIPLAVIGTDVVAPPGKVFGKFARPGVRFGKPLDFSRYEGMQDDRYILRAITDEIMYEIMTLSDQEYVDLYAQDSKKRDAKAAAQAEADEVWEEIRPD, from the coding sequence GTGTTCTATTGGTTCCTGAAGTTCCTCGCACTGGGTCCCGTGCTCAAGCTGATCTTCAGGCCGTGGGCCGCGGGCACGGAGAACGTGCCCAAGGAAGGCCCCGTCATTCTGGCGAGCAACCATTTGTCCTACAGCGACTGGTTGTTCATGCCCCTGGTGATCCCGCGGCGGGTGACGTTCGTGGCCAAGGCAGAGTACTTCGAGGGCGCCGGCGTCAAGGGCTGGTTGCAGAAGAAGTTCTTCTCCGGGTCCGGTCAGGTGCCGATCGACCGCACGAGCGGGTCGGCGGCCGCTGGAGCCATCAAGACCCAGCTGAGACTGCTTTCCGAGGGCGAGGTCTGCGGGATCTACCCAGAAGGGACCCGTTCGCACGACGGACGGCTCTACCGGGGCCGGACCGGCGTCGCCCGACTCGCCCTCGAGGCCGGCGTGCCGGTCATCCCGCTGGCGGTCATCGGCACCGACGTCGTGGCCCCGCCGGGCAAGGTGTTCGGCAAGTTCGCCCGCCCGGGTGTTCGGTTCGGCAAGCCGTTGGACTTCAGCCGCTACGAGGGCATGCAGGACGATCGCTACATCCTGCGGGCCATCACCGACGAGATCATGTACGAGATCATGACGCTGTCGGACCAGGAGTACGTCGATCTCTACGCACAGGACTCCAAGAAGCGTGACGCCAAGGCGGCGGCTCAGGCCGAGGCCGACGAGGTGTGGGAAGAGATTCGACCCGACTGA
- a CDS encoding barstar family protein, which translates to MTATYDSLLTGETAPGLFSWRGRTDRDLGGAAAEAGWLALPLDTRHVMSVDAFWDEVVTSWSLPEWFGRNLDALFDTLAELASRPTVVLWEGLVQLADVDPIHTSAVVDVFRDAVGQAPALAVIVRDDLGVSGFDGLL; encoded by the coding sequence GTGACCGCAACGTACGACTCCCTCCTGACCGGCGAGACGGCACCGGGCCTGTTCAGCTGGCGCGGACGAACCGACCGCGACCTCGGCGGCGCTGCCGCGGAGGCCGGCTGGCTGGCGCTGCCGCTCGACACTCGACACGTGATGTCGGTGGATGCATTCTGGGACGAGGTCGTGACCTCGTGGAGTCTGCCGGAGTGGTTCGGTCGCAATCTGGACGCGCTTTTCGACACCCTCGCAGAGCTGGCTTCCCGGCCGACCGTGGTCCTCTGGGAGGGCCTGGTCCAGTTGGCTGACGTCGACCCCATCCACACGAGCGCGGTCGTTGACGTGTTCCGTGATGCCGTCGGTCAAGCGCCTGCACTGGCCGTGATCGTGCGGGACGACCTCGGGGTCAGCGGTTTCGACGGGTTGTTGTAA
- a CDS encoding carboxylesterase: MTSTTSPTLVPGAEPFSADGGRTGFLLSHGFTGSPASMTPWGKHLAGLGHTVRVPRLPGHGTTWKDMNKTRWDDWYGEVDAALTDLRACCDHVVVAGLSMGGCLALRLAEQRSADVDAVVLVNPAVNVARFDIKLVPVLQWLVPAMPGIGNDIKLPGQDEVGYDKTPLRALASQLKMWKATRADLAAVTQPLLVFKSDDDHVLDPSSVELIRAGVSSKVSELVPLHESYHVATIDNDAQLIFDRTATFVAEHVGTPDD, encoded by the coding sequence ATGACCTCGACGACCTCGCCCACACTTGTTCCGGGCGCCGAGCCGTTCTCGGCTGACGGCGGCCGCACCGGATTCCTGCTGAGCCACGGTTTCACCGGGTCACCGGCCTCGATGACCCCGTGGGGCAAGCACCTCGCGGGCCTTGGACACACGGTTCGAGTCCCCCGTCTGCCGGGTCACGGCACGACGTGGAAGGACATGAACAAGACACGGTGGGATGACTGGTACGGCGAGGTCGATGCGGCCCTGACAGATCTGCGCGCGTGCTGTGACCACGTCGTCGTCGCCGGCCTGTCGATGGGTGGGTGTCTGGCGCTCCGTCTCGCGGAGCAGCGGTCCGCCGACGTCGACGCTGTCGTGCTGGTGAACCCCGCGGTCAACGTCGCCCGGTTCGACATCAAGCTGGTCCCTGTCCTCCAGTGGCTCGTTCCCGCGATGCCCGGCATCGGCAACGACATCAAGCTGCCCGGCCAGGACGAGGTCGGCTACGACAAGACGCCGCTCAGGGCGCTCGCCTCGCAGCTCAAGATGTGGAAAGCGACCCGCGCCGACCTGGCCGCCGTGACCCAGCCGTTGCTGGTGTTCAAGTCCGACGACGACCACGTCCTGGATCCCTCCTCGGTCGAACTGATCCGGGCCGGCGTGTCATCGAAGGTCTCCGAGCTGGTCCCACTGCACGAGAGCTATCACGTCGCGACGATCGACAACGACGCTCAGCTGATCTTCGACCGCACCGCGACGTTCGTCGCCGAGCACGTGGGCACTCCAGATGACTGA
- a CDS encoding polyprenyl synthetase family protein, whose translation MTSRADDPDFRTRVDHSLVAFVDDQRPVLAELGPEVEDLADVSVAFVGGGKRLRPQFCYAGWLIAGGDPQDRGIVTAAAALEWLQASALVHDDLMDGSDTRRGRPSVHRDFESRHRRESRHGDAVGFGASTAVLLGDLLLSWCDEMFTAAVLGSESMRPHVMAARHFLDRCKTEVVAGQFLDVTGQTRASLSVDQAMTVVRYKSAKYTVERPLHIGASLAGADADLIAALSQVALPLGEAFQLRDDVLGVFGDPALTGKPAGDDLREGKRTVLVARAAELTDDAGRALLGTSLGTSDGVMAVRELIVDSGALAAVEDDIARLEDQADSAIDRLGPQARVVLGPLALTTTRRNR comes from the coding sequence GTGACCTCACGTGCCGATGATCCAGACTTCCGGACACGTGTTGATCACAGTCTGGTCGCCTTCGTCGACGACCAACGTCCAGTTCTCGCCGAGCTGGGGCCCGAGGTGGAGGATCTCGCCGACGTCTCGGTGGCGTTCGTCGGCGGGGGCAAACGACTCCGCCCGCAGTTCTGCTACGCCGGGTGGCTCATCGCGGGAGGTGACCCGCAGGACCGTGGCATCGTGACGGCCGCGGCCGCCCTGGAGTGGCTGCAGGCCAGCGCCCTCGTGCACGACGACCTGATGGATGGCTCGGACACCCGGCGTGGGCGGCCCAGCGTGCATCGCGACTTCGAGTCCCGGCACCGGCGCGAGTCGCGGCACGGCGACGCCGTCGGCTTCGGCGCCTCCACGGCCGTCCTGCTGGGCGACCTGCTGTTGTCGTGGTGCGACGAGATGTTCACCGCCGCGGTCCTCGGATCCGAATCCATGCGCCCCCACGTCATGGCCGCTCGGCACTTCCTTGATCGGTGCAAGACCGAGGTCGTCGCCGGACAGTTCCTCGACGTCACGGGACAGACCCGCGCGTCCCTCTCGGTCGACCAGGCCATGACCGTCGTGCGCTACAAGTCGGCCAAGTACACCGTCGAGCGCCCGCTCCACATCGGCGCGTCGCTTGCTGGCGCAGATGCCGACCTGATCGCCGCACTGTCGCAGGTAGCCCTGCCACTGGGTGAGGCCTTCCAGCTGCGCGACGACGTGCTCGGCGTGTTCGGCGATCCCGCGCTCACCGGGAAGCCGGCCGGCGATGACCTCCGTGAGGGCAAGCGCACCGTTCTGGTGGCCCGCGCGGCCGAGCTCACTGACGACGCCGGCAGGGCACTGCTCGGCACGTCTCTCGGGACCTCCGACGGGGTCATGGCGGTGCGTGAGCTGATCGTCGACTCGGGCGCGCTCGCGGCGGTCGAGGACGACATCGCCCGCCTCGAGGACCAGGCCGACTCCGCGATCGACCGTCTCGGCCCGCAGGCCCGAGTCGTGCTGGGACCTCTCGCGCTTACAACAACCCGTCGAAACCGCTGA
- the pknB gene encoding Stk1 family PASTA domain-containing Ser/Thr kinase, with protein sequence MALTRDEALVGRVLSDRYLIGERIARGGMASVFRATDRRLDREVAVKVMHHGLGDDEQFTARFVREAKSAAKLNHRSVVSVFDQGKDGEVTYLVMEFVPGHTLRDVMREEAPMPPHRALELLEQVLVALSAAHAANIIHRDVKPENVLITPDGEVKVADFGLARAVSAATTATGGTLIGTVSYLAPEIVTNDGADARSDVYACGAMLYEMLTGLKPHSGESPIQVAYKHVHEDIGAPSEVRPGIPPYVDALVARATVRDRDQRSTDARVMLQQVRSVRHALDAGLVDDPDLVSDLRPGGRVADDDDAPTVSVPRAAFGASASASARTEAVSIPEATMQWSSRPDGAGPGTVSSDGGPPALVEGSDRPSGLHPLMSPTDYKTAKGGSKTSRRGRNLLIMAIVMALLAFGIGYYLSVGRYTDTPVLIGQSETVAKDNAEKLGFGFKVQKRSFSETAPLGAVIQTDPGPGDKILPGATINADISKGPDRVQIPKDLKGMTLAAATEALAEIDLKVDPEQKSVFDENVAKDRVVGATNYTVKDQLKRGSTVVLAVSKGRKPIKVKDYRDTPLAEAKAGLEDVGFKVSSSEVFSVKIDEGNVVSQTPNDGTQFRGDTITLTVSKGPEQVKVPDVVGEKRDDAEKILEKAGFKVQALSLGGGNFTVRGQNPGGGTKKSKGSTITISQVPFP encoded by the coding sequence GTGGCACTGACGCGCGACGAAGCCCTGGTCGGGCGTGTCCTCAGCGACCGCTACCTGATCGGCGAACGCATCGCGCGCGGCGGCATGGCAAGCGTGTTCCGGGCCACCGACCGCCGACTCGATCGCGAGGTCGCGGTCAAGGTCATGCACCACGGACTGGGCGACGACGAGCAGTTCACCGCCCGCTTCGTCCGTGAGGCCAAGTCGGCCGCCAAGCTCAACCACCGCAGTGTCGTGTCGGTCTTCGACCAGGGCAAGGACGGCGAGGTCACGTACCTCGTCATGGAGTTCGTCCCAGGACACACCCTGCGCGACGTCATGCGCGAAGAGGCGCCGATGCCGCCACACCGCGCACTGGAGCTGTTGGAGCAGGTGCTCGTCGCGCTCTCTGCAGCGCACGCAGCAAACATCATCCACCGCGACGTCAAGCCCGAGAATGTCCTGATCACACCCGACGGCGAGGTCAAGGTTGCCGACTTCGGCCTCGCGCGCGCTGTGAGCGCAGCGACGACCGCGACCGGGGGCACGCTGATCGGGACAGTCTCCTACCTGGCACCCGAGATCGTGACGAACGATGGCGCCGACGCCCGGTCCGACGTCTACGCATGCGGCGCGATGCTCTACGAGATGCTCACCGGGCTCAAGCCGCACTCCGGCGAGTCGCCGATCCAGGTCGCCTACAAGCACGTGCACGAGGACATCGGAGCCCCTTCTGAAGTGCGGCCGGGCATCCCGCCGTACGTCGACGCGCTCGTCGCACGGGCGACGGTCCGCGACCGGGACCAGCGGTCGACCGACGCTCGAGTCATGCTCCAGCAGGTGCGTTCGGTACGGCACGCGCTCGATGCGGGGCTCGTTGACGATCCGGACCTGGTTTCGGACCTCCGTCCCGGCGGGCGGGTCGCCGATGACGACGACGCACCGACGGTGTCGGTGCCACGCGCCGCGTTCGGCGCGTCCGCGTCCGCGTCCGCCCGGACCGAGGCGGTCAGCATTCCCGAAGCCACAATGCAGTGGTCCTCCCGACCGGACGGAGCCGGGCCCGGCACTGTGTCGTCCGACGGCGGGCCGCCGGCACTCGTCGAGGGCTCGGATCGCCCGTCCGGCCTGCACCCCTTGATGTCGCCGACCGACTACAAGACGGCCAAGGGCGGTTCGAAGACCTCGCGCCGCGGACGCAACCTGCTGATCATGGCCATCGTGATGGCCCTCCTGGCCTTTGGAATCGGCTACTACCTCAGCGTCGGGCGCTACACCGACACCCCGGTCCTCATCGGCCAGTCCGAGACCGTGGCCAAGGACAACGCCGAGAAGCTCGGCTTCGGCTTCAAGGTCCAGAAGCGATCGTTCTCGGAGACTGCGCCGCTCGGCGCCGTCATCCAGACCGATCCAGGGCCCGGCGACAAGATCCTGCCGGGCGCCACGATCAACGCCGACATCTCCAAGGGCCCCGACCGCGTCCAGATCCCCAAGGACCTCAAGGGCATGACGCTCGCCGCGGCCACGGAGGCCCTCGCCGAGATCGACCTCAAGGTCGACCCGGAGCAGAAGAGCGTCTTTGACGAGAATGTCGCCAAGGACCGAGTCGTCGGGGCCACCAACTACACGGTCAAGGACCAGCTCAAGCGCGGATCGACCGTCGTGCTCGCCGTGAGCAAGGGCCGCAAGCCGATCAAGGTCAAGGACTACCGTGACACCCCGCTCGCCGAGGCAAAGGCCGGGCTCGAGGACGTCGGGTTCAAGGTCAGCTCGAGCGAGGTGTTCAGCGTCAAGATCGACGAGGGCAATGTCGTTTCCCAGACACCCAACGACGGCACCCAGTTCCGCGGCGACACGATCACGCTGACGGTGTCGAAGGGCCCCGAGCAGGTCAAGGTCCCCGACGTCGTGGGCGAGAAGCGGGACGACGCCGAGAAGATCCTCGAGAAGGCCGGCTTCAAGGTCCAGGCGCTGTCGCTCGGAGGTGGCAACTTCACGGTCCGCGGTCAGAACCCTGGCGGCGGCACGAAGAAGTCCAAGGGCTCGACCATCACCATCTCGCAGGTGCCCTTCCCCTGA
- a CDS encoding carboxymuconolactone decarboxylase family protein encodes MEQPRIPPGGLKELGLLNYGFSTLAGRVIGGQRPNVFTTLGRNRRLFRGWLYYSGRLMPGGRLPRRDSELVILRIATIRECEYERRHHVRIGRKVGVTPAQIDHLADESWSGWSVRDQALFAAADQFVDDKFIDDATWSALSAQLSEPELIEFLLLCGQYDSLATVLLTLRVQPEA; translated from the coding sequence ATGGAACAACCCCGCATCCCGCCCGGTGGGCTCAAGGAGCTGGGACTCCTCAACTACGGATTCAGCACGTTGGCCGGTCGCGTCATCGGAGGCCAACGACCCAATGTGTTCACGACACTGGGCCGGAACCGCAGACTGTTCCGCGGCTGGCTCTACTACAGCGGCAGGCTCATGCCGGGCGGTCGGCTCCCCCGCCGCGACAGCGAGCTCGTGATCCTGCGCATCGCGACGATCCGTGAGTGCGAGTACGAGCGACGACACCATGTCCGCATCGGACGCAAGGTCGGGGTCACACCGGCGCAGATCGACCACTTGGCCGACGAGAGCTGGTCGGGGTGGTCCGTTCGCGACCAGGCGCTGTTTGCGGCAGCCGACCAGTTCGTCGACGACAAGTTCATCGACGACGCGACCTGGTCCGCCCTCAGTGCGCAGCTCAGCGAGCCCGAGCTGATCGAGTTCCTGCTGCTGTGCGGCCAGTACGACTCGCTCGCCACGGTGCTGCTCACCCTGCGGGTCCAGCCCGAGGCCTAG
- a CDS encoding DUF1990 family protein: MTGLTYDEVGATAEAVLPAGYHHLRASRSLGQVDLDDVAEILMTWRVQSRSGVWQVDGPRRVVLDAEVTFRFLGQKIPCRVVEVVEERDLRGFAYGTLPGHPESGEERFEARRDPTTGEITATITAFSNPATWPTRIAGPAGRLLQRTMTRRYLAAMIP, encoded by the coding sequence ATGACCGGGCTCACGTACGACGAGGTGGGGGCGACGGCCGAGGCCGTGCTTCCCGCGGGCTACCACCACCTGCGGGCGTCCCGCTCGCTCGGACAGGTCGATCTGGACGATGTTGCCGAGATCCTCATGACCTGGCGGGTGCAATCGCGATCGGGTGTGTGGCAGGTCGACGGTCCGCGACGGGTGGTGCTGGACGCCGAGGTGACGTTCCGGTTCCTCGGCCAGAAGATCCCGTGCCGCGTCGTCGAGGTCGTCGAGGAGCGTGACCTGCGCGGATTCGCGTACGGGACCTTGCCCGGTCACCCCGAGTCGGGTGAGGAACGCTTCGAGGCGAGGCGTGATCCAACGACAGGGGAGATCACCGCGACCATCACGGCATTTTCCAATCCCGCGACCTGGCCGACCAGGATCGCCGGGCCCGCCGGAAGGCTGCTGCAGCGGACCATGACCCGCCGCTACCTCGCTGCCATGATCCCCTAG
- a CDS encoding DUF427 domain-containing protein gives MPSIRPVENVWDYPRPPSIEPSDEHIVVALGGTTIADTTTSYRICETSHPPTYYLPIDSFVNGVLRPIDGSTWCEWKGAATYFDVVTEERTIPAGAWTYRTPNPGYKDLVDHVAIYPGKVDACTIDDETVQAQEGDFYGGWITSRVEGPFKGAPGTLGW, from the coding sequence ATGCCATCAATCCGACCCGTCGAGAACGTCTGGGACTACCCGCGGCCACCGTCGATCGAGCCGAGCGACGAGCACATCGTCGTGGCACTGGGTGGCACGACGATCGCAGACACGACCACGTCCTACCGGATCTGCGAGACGAGCCACCCGCCGACGTACTACCTGCCGATCGACTCGTTCGTCAATGGCGTCCTGCGCCCCATCGACGGCAGCACCTGGTGCGAGTGGAAGGGTGCCGCGACCTACTTCGATGTCGTGACCGAGGAGCGGACGATTCCAGCCGGGGCATGGACCTACCGCACCCCCAACCCTGGTTACAAGGATCTCGTCGACCACGTCGCGATCTACCCCGGCAAGGTCGACGCCTGCACGATCGACGATGAGACGGTGCAGGCGCAGGAGGGTGACTTCTACGGAGGGTGGATCACGTCCCGTGTCGAGGGTCCGTTCAAAGGGGCGCCGGGGACGCTTGGCTGGTAG
- a CDS encoding DMT family transporter, translating to MRTRLAAAALLAVTAVWGSTFFLIKDLLDRIPATDFLAVRFAIAFAAMFLLAPQAISRLSPEVRRRSAYAGGIYGVAQILQTVGLGHTDASVSGFITGLYVVATPVLASLAFRQRVSRTVWIAVGLSTVGLAILSLRGFSVGFGESITFVCAILYAVHIIVLSRWSTAADAYAMATIQMGVIAALCLVAAAPGGVTIPHRSDDWIAVVYMALAAGALAMVLQTWAQSQLDAARSALLMTMEPVFAATFAITLGTEGVSWRLLLGGSFVLTAMVLAETSGRSETPVQIPLD from the coding sequence ATGCGGACCCGGCTTGCCGCAGCCGCACTGCTCGCCGTCACGGCGGTGTGGGGCTCCACGTTCTTCCTGATCAAGGATCTGCTCGATCGGATTCCGGCGACCGACTTCCTGGCGGTGCGATTTGCGATCGCCTTCGCGGCGATGTTCCTTCTGGCGCCGCAGGCGATCTCTCGGCTCAGCCCCGAGGTGCGGCGCCGCAGCGCGTACGCCGGCGGCATCTACGGCGTCGCACAGATCCTGCAGACCGTGGGCCTCGGGCATACCGACGCGAGCGTGTCGGGGTTCATCACGGGTCTGTACGTCGTCGCGACACCTGTGCTTGCGTCGCTGGCCTTCCGACAACGCGTGTCCCGGACCGTGTGGATCGCTGTGGGACTGTCCACGGTGGGCCTGGCGATCCTCTCCCTCCGCGGCTTCTCTGTCGGTTTCGGCGAGAGCATCACCTTCGTCTGCGCGATCCTCTACGCGGTGCACATCATCGTTCTGTCCCGGTGGTCGACCGCGGCCGATGCCTACGCCATGGCGACGATCCAGATGGGTGTCATCGCCGCGCTGTGTCTCGTCGCCGCGGCGCCCGGCGGGGTGACGATCCCCCATCGTTCCGACGACTGGATCGCGGTCGTGTACATGGCGCTCGCAGCCGGGGCCCTCGCGATGGTCCTGCAGACGTGGGCGCAGAGCCAGCTGGACGCCGCTCGCTCGGCGCTGCTGATGACGATGGAACCCGTGTTCGCCGCAACATTTGCGATCACCTTGGGCACCGAGGGAGTCAGCTGGAGGCTGCTGCTCGGCGGGTCCTTCGTGCTGACCGCAATGGTGCTGGCCGAGACATCCGGGCGTTCTGAGACACCTGTCCAAATTCCCCTAGACTGA